Proteins from one Dromiciops gliroides isolate mDroGli1 chromosome 6, mDroGli1.pri, whole genome shotgun sequence genomic window:
- the LOC122731106 gene encoding 60S ribosomal protein L23a-like: protein MAPKAKKEAVVPSKMEAKSKTLEAKKAVLKGVHSHKKKKIQTSPTFRRPKTLRLQRQPKCPRKSAPQRNNIAHYAIIKFPLITESAVKKIADNNTLVFIVDVKANKHQIKEAVKKLFDIDVAKVNTLSRPDGEKKAYVQLPPD, encoded by the coding sequence ATGGCACCGAAGGCGAAGAAGGAAGCGGTTGTTCCCTCCAAGATGGAAGCCAAGTCCAAGACCTTGGAGGCCAAGAAGGCAGTATTGAAGGGTGTCCACagccacaaaaagaagaagatccAAACATCTCCCACCTTCCGGCGACCCAAGACTCTAAGACTTCAAAGGCAGCCCAAATGCCCTCGGAAAAGTGCCCCACAGAGAAACAACATTGCCCACTATGCCATCATTAAGTTTCCCCTGATCACTGAGTCTGCTGTGAAGAAGATAGCGGACAACAACACCCTAGTCTTCATTGTGGATGTCAAAGCCAACAAGCATCAGATCAAAGAAGCTGTAAAGAAGCTTTTTGACATCGATGTGGCCAAGGTCAACACACTGAGCCGGCCTGATGGAGAGAAGAAGGCCTATGTCCAACTGCCTCCAGACTAG